Genomic window (Kribbella jejuensis):
CAGCGACTCCTACGACCTGGACAACCTCACCCTGACGTACAACGTGTTCCGCGGCGCGCTGAACATCGGCTCGAACCGGTACACGACCTACTTCTGGCAGCCCCGGAAGACCTACCAGGTGGTCGACCGCGGCCTCAAGCGCGGCTCGACGTACTCGTACCACGTCGAGGTGCACGACGGTCGCAACATCATGAAGGGCGCCACGGCCAGCATCAAGATCCCGTAACTGCTCTATCCCGATCGGTACTCTCGGTCGTAGCTTGATGACTGGGAGTGCCGACCATGAGAAGACTTTTCGTTGCGCTGGGCATCAGTGGGCTGGTCCTCGCGGTGCTGTCACCGCAGCCCGCGCTGAGCACCGGAGCACGGCTGACGGCGATCGCTGCCGCCAGCTGGCAGACCAATGCCAGCGTGCTCGGCCTGGCCGTTGCCAAGGGCAAGGTGTACGTCGGCGGCCGGTTCACCACGGTCCGTCCGCCCGGCGCGCCGGCCGGCACTCGCGAGGTGACCCGGACCTACCTGGCCGCGTTCGACGAGCGCACGGGAGCGCTCGATGCCGCGATGAACCACGAGCTGGACGGATTCGTCTGGGCGGTGGTGGCCTCGCCCGACGGTTCCCGGGTGTACGTCGGGGGCGACTTCACCCGCGTCGACGGTCTGGTCCGGAACCGGCTCGCCGCCTTCGACACCGCGACCGGCCGGCTCGTCGCGAACATCGCGCCGCAGGTCTCGTACCGGGTGAAGGCGCTCGCGATCGGCCGGAACAGTCTGTACTTCGGTGGTTCCTTCGAGCAGGTGAACGGCGTGACCCGGAACCGGGTGGCCGCGATCAGTACCGTCACCGGCGCCCTGCTGCCGTGGAATCCGGACGCGGACGACGACGTCTACGCGATCGATGTCGCCGACGACAACTCGAAGGTCTACGTGGGCGGGACGTTCTCGACGCTGCGCGGGACGGATCACTGGGCAGTTGCCAGCGTCAACACTTCCACCGGTGCGGCGCTGCCGTTCCCGGCCGCGTCCGCCGTACCGCTGCCGAACGACTCGTGCACCTCGCGGGTGAAGGACATCGAGACGTCCGGGAGCCGGGTCTTCTTCGCCGACGCCGGTGACGGCTGGGGCTGCTTCGACGGGACCTGGGCCGCGGACGTTGCCACCGGCAAGCTGCTGTGGAGGAGCAACTGCCTGGGCGCGACCGAGGCGCTGGCGATGGTCGACGGATGGCTGTTCAAGGGGTCGCACGCGCACAGTTGTCCGCACACGTTCGCCGACGGCAGCGGCACCCACTTCCTGCTGCTGCAGAATCCCGCGACCGGCGCCCTGGGGCCGTGGTTCCCGAACGCGAACGGCGGGCCGCCGACGTTGGTCGGTCCACTGGTCGCGGTCAGCGGCGGCAGCGACCTGTGGATCGGCGGCGACTTCACCGAGATCAACGGCGTCGGTCAGGAGGGCCTGACCCGGTTCACCAACTTCGGTCCCGGGGCCGCACCGCTGACCCCGCCGGCGCCGGCGCTGTCCAGCACCAGGGTCCATCGGGTGAACGCCACCGTCAGGGCATCGCTCGACAACGACGACATACGGCTCACGTACCGGCTGCTCCGCGGGCGGACGAACACCGTCGTCGCCGCGACCACGGTCAGCTCCTCGTTCTGGTACCGGCCCAGCATCACGCTCACCGACACCGCGGCGCCGTCCGGGACCACTCAGGCCTACCGGATCGAGGTCTTCGACGGACATCACGTCGTCCGCGGCGGCTACGCGACCGTCAGGGTGCGCTGAGCCGCCGGTGCGCGGCGATGGCACGGTGTGCCTCGTTCCACCACAGCAACAACGTGGCGAACGAGGCTCCGGCCAGCCCCCACGCCGCGCCCTTCGGGCCCCAGGCGTAGGCGCCGGTGATCCCGCAGGTGATCAGTACGACCGACGAGATCAGTCGGACCCGCAGGCCGCGGGTCGCTGCCGTCAGTGCGCGCAGGATCGCGAAGGCGCCGGCGTTCGAGGCGCCGAGGGCCTGTAGCAGGATCACCGGGATCAGGACGGGGTGCGCCTGGTTCCAGACGCCCGGGCCGAGCAGCTCGCGGCCGACGACGGCCGGCAGCAGCAGGAAGATCGCGCCCCAGGCCAGTGCGCCGGCGCCGACGCCGAGTGAGATCGCCAGACCGACCAGCCACAGGCGGCGGTACGAGTGCCTCAAGGCCCGCGCGGCCTCGGGGACCGAGATCATCCGGATGCCCTGGTTCAGGACGTTCACCGGGCCGAGCAGGACCTGGGCGCCGCGGATGCCCGCGGTGGCGACCAACCCAGCGGCCGCGGTGATGCCGAGCATGTAGACCTGGATGGTGCCGGAGACGGCGAGCATCTCGCCGACGTACTTCGGGCTCAGGTCCCAGTTGCGTTTCACCCATTCCCGGATCAGCTGCCGGCGCGGGGCGACGCCTGCCTGGAAGCGGCCGGCGATCGCCGCGATCACCGCGCCGAGGCCCCAGGCGAACGTGAGGGTGAAGGCCGAGGTGGTCTTGGTGAGGTAGAGGCCGCCGAAGATCGCGAGCATGGCGAGTAGCCAGATCAGGTCGTTGACGAAGGCTTTCTGCCCTTCGCCGACGACGAAGAAGGCCCAGCGCCACGCATCCTGTAGTAGCAGGCCGGGCATGGTGAGGGCGAAGGCGATGAGGACACCCTTTGACGGAACGCCCGGGACTGCGGCGATCAGGAGGCCCACCAACATGGCCAGGAGACCGCACAACATGGCGGTTGCCGTACTTGCCCGGACTGCTCGTTGCCACTCCGGGGTTCTGGTGCCGGAGTGGCGGACGGCCAGGGGTTCTGTGGAGACGGCTCTGGAGACGTTGAGGGCGATGGTGTAGCCGCCGAACGCGAGGGCGTACACGCCGAAGTCGGCGACCGTGCTCGAGCGCGCGACGACCACTCCGACGGCGAGGTTGCTCAGGCTGGAGAGCGCCTGGTCGGCCAAACCCCAGGTGGCGCGACCGGCCGGTCCGGCCAGCCGACGCAGCTTCGGCCGCCGGAACTTCACCGGCTCACTCTAGAGGGCGCGTGGTGGATGGCGCAGGACGCCCAGGAGGAATCGCGGGATGCCGAGCACGTACCGCTTCCAGAGCCGCCGCGGCTCCTTGTACAGCCGGTAGCTCCACTCCAGTCCGGCGCGCTGCATCCAGCGCGGCGCGCGGTCCAGCCGGCCGGTGTGGAAGTCGAACGCCGCGCCGACGCCGATCAGGATGGCCGCGTTCAGCCGGTCGCGGTGCTCGGCCATCCAGCGCTCCTGTTTCGGCGCGCCGAGCCCCACCCAGACGATGTCCGGGCGCGCCTCGTTGAGCCGCGCGACGGTCTCCGCGTCCTCGGCCTCGGTCAGCGCCCGGTACGGCGGGCACTCGACGCCGACGACTTTCAACGCGGGGTGCCGTTGCTGGAACCGCTCCCGCAGCTCCTCGGCCACGCCGTCGGCGCCGCCGTAGAAGTACTGCGTCCAGCCGCGCTCGGCGGCCTCGGCCAGCACCCGTTCGAGCAGGTCCGGCCCGGCGACCCGGTCCATCTGCTCGAAGCCGGCCTTCTTCCCGGCCCACACGAGCGGCATCCCGTCCGGGACGGTCAGCCCGGACGTGTTGTAGACCTCGGTCAGCCGCTCGTCGGCGCGGGCGTGCAGCAGCGCGTTCATGTCGGTGACGCAGACCAGCTGCCGCTCGCCACGCTCGATCCAGCCGGCGAAGGTCTGGACCGTGTGGTCGAGGTTCGTCACGCTGACGTGGATACCGAGAACGTCGACACGCTGCGCGACAGTGGAGGTTGTGGGCTCCGCGTGAAGGTCGGTCATCGGTCCTCTCCTTCCAGCCCTGACAACGCTGCGAGGTCGGCGTCGACCATGATCCGGACGAGTTCGGGTACGTGCACCTGGGCCTTCCAGCCGAGTTCCACGGCGGCCTTGGTGGCGTCGCCGATCAGCGAGTCGACCTCGGTCGGCCGCTCGTAGCGTTGGTCGTGGTCGACGTACTGTTCCCAGTCCAGCCCGACGTGCTCGAACGCGAGCGAGACGAAGTCGCGCACGGAGTACGACGTACCGGTCGCGATCACGTAGTCCGCGGGGGTGTTGTGCTGCAGCATCCGCCACATGCCCTCGACGTACTCCGGGGCGTAGCCCCAGTCCCGGCACGCGTCCAGGTTGCCCAGGTACAACCG
Coding sequences:
- a CDS encoding fibronectin type III domain-containing protein translates to MRRLFVALGISGLVLAVLSPQPALSTGARLTAIAAASWQTNASVLGLAVAKGKVYVGGRFTTVRPPGAPAGTREVTRTYLAAFDERTGALDAAMNHELDGFVWAVVASPDGSRVYVGGDFTRVDGLVRNRLAAFDTATGRLVANIAPQVSYRVKALAIGRNSLYFGGSFEQVNGVTRNRVAAISTVTGALLPWNPDADDDVYAIDVADDNSKVYVGGTFSTLRGTDHWAVASVNTSTGAALPFPAASAVPLPNDSCTSRVKDIETSGSRVFFADAGDGWGCFDGTWAADVATGKLLWRSNCLGATEALAMVDGWLFKGSHAHSCPHTFADGSGTHFLLLQNPATGALGPWFPNANGGPPTLVGPLVAVSGGSDLWIGGDFTEINGVGQEGLTRFTNFGPGAAPLTPPAPALSSTRVHRVNATVRASLDNDDIRLTYRLLRGRTNTVVAATTVSSSFWYRPSITLTDTAAPSGTTQAYRIEVFDGHHVVRGGYATVRVR
- a CDS encoding WecB/TagA/CpsF family glycosyltransferase; its protein translation is MTDLHAEPTTSTVAQRVDVLGIHVSVTNLDHTVQTFAGWIERGERQLVCVTDMNALLHARADERLTEVYNTSGLTVPDGMPLVWAGKKAGFEQMDRVAGPDLLERVLAEAAERGWTQYFYGGADGVAEELRERFQQRHPALKVVGVECPPYRALTEAEDAETVARLNEARPDIVWVGLGAPKQERWMAEHRDRLNAAILIGVGAAFDFHTGRLDRAPRWMQRAGLEWSYRLYKEPRRLWKRYVLGIPRFLLGVLRHPPRAL